A single genomic interval of Spinacia oleracea cultivar Varoflay chromosome 6, BTI_SOV_V1, whole genome shotgun sequence harbors:
- the LOC110781211 gene encoding SNF2 domain-containing protein CLASSY 4-like isoform X1: MEPIGRRTRLQRALRSEKTKKDNKQARIAARRRFNAAKTAVIENGFRYVSATDDDGEDSDDDEEAAVVVDEEEFMRGYVAPNNNDVNANYNPFLIANIVAEEKGKGVINDYYETGFESDESLQIIGERWNPLDVCDNASDDDNEVVDVADVVDFDVAVDDVVDFDVDIDDVVDFDVAVDGVNGGGGGGGDGGGCPLLRGGNEEDKPGTSGVKDFEMADLEFSEGSDCGFQVGIPELSESSEILSSDDDDDDDDDDEEEKDEGRCVSSYDEILKMVPEVKKRRRSPEKIDPTHLKTQKVVAPPPRKRLLVFDEEEDEEDLLGQVPKEEVVTEEEVVALGKKPQVVSDNAPPKKAEVVALGKKPQVVSDNAPPKRAEEGVVVFALPCRKQSRKKPTKRHNVLDTFESIFEREENVAFDTTRKEAAAKVVGTFPANLVFDTTRKEAAAVAAVVGTFPAKVVFNDHNKKKVKVKDVEDGLLNTILENGNAAVLDDIHTKEVEDLLRKFRFGVEEKPVPEKTIDEEDIEGLFKELDFGLDVCDIGLQTPCLYDNEEEDTILCDNAVSQAKLCRQGKHFLVENEEIGLICKFCKIVAVEIRDVTPAFNDNPFGKSVSSSNGRFPHDHKSNTSEGFQFLDSDNDTRSAHEEEDTRGTVWDLIPGTKRTLYEHQQKGFEFIWTNVAGSIKIDDLGKPSEFGLGGCIICHAPGTGKTRLALVFLQSYLKKYPMSKPVIIAPSSMLLTWEEQFARWNVDVPFVNLNSDELSSKETEVLKCVKSFKHSKSIRKAKLCIWAMGKGVLGLSYRMFEKLAGERKNTDVVIKKALLEQSGILVLDEGHTPRNEDSYIWKVFSDVRTKKRIILSGTPFQNNFVELNNTLSLIREEFGDPLLKGNQVQSVRKGKRRFYSDSSSRVVDEEKRIQELRNRLKPFVHVHKGEILRKTLRGLFHSVIVLKPSDLQKQYIQKLGVIRSTLLADYLVSITSVHPCLLYKCEQVPKFVNKELLQIYKTDLDVGVKIKFLFELIKLSKGEKVLVFSQFLIPLTFIGELLKSHFNWSEGNEYLLMEGKQRTKLRQSLIGQFNDPLSSARVLLASTKACCEGIHLVGASRVVLLDVVWNPSVERQAISRAYRLGQKKDVYVYHLITAGTLEREKYDRQVAKERVSEQVFISSEGEGLKTNTLSGISEDRILEEMIEHEKLKNMFEKIIYQPKAHKLIESFGPLTL, from the exons ATGGAGCCAATTGGGAGAAGAACAAGACTACAACGAGCACTGAGGAGTGAGAAAACGAAAAAGGATAACAAACAAGCTCGTATTGCGGCTCGACGGAGATTTAACGCGGCGAAAACGGCGGTAATAGAAAACGGTTTCCGTTATGTTTCTGCAACTGATgatgatggtgaggacagtgaTGATGACGAGGAAGCAGCTGTTGTTGTTGATGAGGAAGAATTCATGAGAGGGTATGTCGCACCCAACAACAATGATGTTAATGCGAATTATAATCCTTTCTTAATTGCTAATATAGTTGCTGAAGAAAAGGGTAAGGGAGTAATCAATGATTATTATGAAACTGGGTTCGAAAGTGATGAATCATTGCAGATTATTGGAGAGAGATGGAATCCTCTTGATGTTTGCGATAATGCTTCTGATGATGACAATGAAGTTGTTGATGTTGCTGATGTTGTTGATTTTGATGTTGCtgttgatgatgttgttgattttgatgttgatattgatgatgttgttgatttTGATGTTGCTGTTGACGGTGTTAatggtggtggcggtggtggtggtgacggCGGTGGTTGTCCGCTTTTAAGGGGTGGAAATGAAGAGGATAAACCCGGGACTTCCGGGGTTAAGGACTTTGAGATGGCTGATTTGGAGTTTAGTGAGGGGAGTGACTGTGGTTTTCAGGTGGGGATTCCGGAACTTTCTGAGAGTTCGGAGATTTTAAGCTcagatgatgacgatgatgatgatgatgatgatgaggaggaGAAGGATGAAGGAAGATGTGTTAGTTCATATGATGAGATTTTGAAGATGGTTCCTGAGGTTAAGAAACGAAGGAGGTCGCCGGAAAAGATTGACCCTACTCATCTGAAGACACAGAAGGTGGTTGCGCCGCCGCCTCGGAAACGGCTGCTAGTGTTTGATGAGGAGGAGGATGAGGAGGATTTGTTAGGCCAAGTACCTAAAGAGGAGGTGGTGACGGAGGAGGAGGTGGTGGCGTTGGGAAAGAAACCTCAGGTAGTTTCAGACAATGCGCCTCCTAAAAAGGCGGAGGTGGTGGCGTTGGGAAAGAAACCTCAGGTAGTTTCAGACAATGCGCCACCGAAAAGGGCGGAGGAGGGGGTGGTGGTATTTGCACTTCCTTGTAGGAAACAGTCTCGGAAAAAGCCGACGAAGAGGCATAACGTGTTGGACACTTTTGAGTCTATTTTTGAGAGGGAGGAGAATGTAGCGTTTGACACTACTCGGAAGGAGGCGGCGGCGAAAGTGGTAGGTACTTTTCCGGCGAACTTAGTGTTTGACACTACTCGGAAGGAAGCGGCGGCGGTGGCGGCAGTGGTAGGTACTTTTCCGGCGAAGGTAGTGTTCAATGATCACAACAAGAAGAAGGTAAAGGTTAAGGATGTTGAAGATGGGTTGTTGAACACGATTTTGGAGAATGGGAATGCAGCTGTTTTGGATGATATTCACACGAAAGAAGTTGAGGATCTTCTTCGAAAGTTTAGGTTCGGTGTTGAGGAGAAACCGGTGCCGGAAAAGACAATCGATGAAGAAGACATTGAAGGCTTGTTTAAGGAGTTGGATTTTGGGCTTGATGTTTGTGATATTGGTTTGCAAActccttgttta TATGACAATGAAGAGGAAGATACCATACTCTGCGACAATGCAGTTTCTCAAGCAAAACTTTGCCGGCAAGGGAAGCACTTTCTAGTAGAAAATGAAGAAATTGGGTTGATATGCAAGTTTTGCAAGATTGTGGCAGTTGAAATTAGAGACGTAACACCAGCTTTT AATGACAATCCATTTGGGAAATCAGTGAGCTCAAGCAATGGAAGGTTCCCACATGACCATAAAAGCAACACCTCTGAAGgatttcagtttcttgattcAGACAATGATACCAGATCTGCTCATGAAGAAGAGGACACCCGTGGTACAGTTTGGGACCTAATTCCCGGTACAAAAAGGACATTATATGAACACCAACAGAAAGGGTTTGAGTTCATCTGGACAAATGTTGCTGGTAGTATAAAAATTGATGATCTTGGAAAACCATCAGAGTTTGGTCTAGGGGGGTGCATAATCTGTCATGCACCGGGAACTGGAAAAACACGTTTAGCCCTTGTTTTCCTTCAATCATACCTAAAGAAATACCCCATGTCAAAACCTGTTATTATTGCTCCGAGTAGCATGCTTCTAacttgggaagaacagtttgcAAGATGGAATGTTGATGTCCCCTTTGTGAACCTAAACAGTGATGAACTTTCAAGTAAGGAAACTGAGGTACTTAAATGTGTGAAAAGTTTCAAACATAGCAAGTCTATTAGGAAGGCAAAGCTTTGTATTTGGGCTATGGGAAAGGGTGTATTAGGACTTAGTTACAGAATGTTTGAGAAACTTGCTGGTGAAAGGAAGAACACTGATGTTGTAATCAAGAAAGCCCTTCTTGAACAATCTggtatacttgttcttgatgaaGGACACACACCTAGAAATGAGGATAGCTATATTTGGAAGGTTTTCTCTGATGTTAGAACCAAGAAAAGGATCATACTTTCTGGTACACCTTTTCAGAACAACTTTGTGGAGCTGAATAACACACTTTCTCTTATTAGGGAAGAGTTTGGGGATCCTTTACTGAAAGGGAATCAAGTTCAGAGTGTAAGAAAAGGTAAAAGGAGGTTTTACAGTGATAGTAGTAGCAGAGTAGTGGATGAAGAGAAAAGGATTCAGGAATTGAGAAACCGTCTGAAACCCTTTGTTCATGTTCATAAAGGGGAGATTTTGAGGAAGACTCTTCGCGGGTTGTTTCATTCAGTGATTGTGTTAAAACCATCTGATTTGCAGAAGCAGTATATCCAGAAATTGGGGGTGATTAGGTCAACCTTATTAGCAGATTACTTGGTGTCAATTACATCAGTACACCCTTGTCTTTTGTACAAGTGTGAGCAAGTACCAAAGTTTGTTAATAAGGAGTTGCTACAAATCTACAAAACAGACTTAGATGTTGGGGTGAAAATCAAGTTTCTGTTTGAACTAATCAAACTCAGCAAAGGAGAGAAGGTCTTGGTTTTTAGTCAATTTCTGATACCCTTAACTTTCATAGGAGAGTTACTGAAATCACACTTCAATTGGTCTGAAGGAAATGAGTATTTACTAATGGAAGGAAAACAAAGAACTAAGTTAAGGCAATCCTTAATAGGACAGTTTAATGATCCTTTAAGTTCAGCAAGGGTTCTTTTAGCTTCAACAAAGGCGTGCTGTGAAGGGATTCACCTTGTTGGTGCTTCGAGGGTGGTCTTGCTTGACGTGGTTTGGAATCCTTCTGTTGAAAGACAAGCTATAAGCCGAGCCTATAGGCTCGGACAGAAGAAGGATGTGTATGTTTATCACCTTATTACAGCGGGAACACTTGAACGCGAGAAGTATGATAGACAGGTGGCGAAAGAGCGTGTTTCTGAACAGGTGTTTATTTCATCTGAGGGTGAAGGATTGAAGACAAACACATTGTCAGGGATTTCAGAGGATCGGATTCTTGAAGAGATGATTGAACATGAGAAATTGAAGAATATGTTTGAGAAGATTATATATCAGCCTAAAGCTCATAAGTTGATTGAAAGCTTTGGTCCTTTAACTTTGTAG
- the LOC110781211 gene encoding SNF2 domain-containing protein CLASSY 4-like isoform X2: MEPIGRRTRLQRALRSEKTKKDNKQARIAARRRFNAAKTAVIENGFRYVSATDDDGEDSDDDEEAAVVVDEEEFMRGYVAPNNNDVNANYNPFLIANIVAEEKGKGVINDYYETGFESDESLQIIGERWNPLDVCDNASDDDNEVVDVADVVDFDVAVDDVVDFDVDIDDVVDFDVAVDGVNGGGGGGGDGGGCPLLRGGNEEDKPGTSGVKDFEMADLEFSEGSDCGFQVGIPELSESSEILSSDDDDDDDDDDEEEKDEGRCVSSYDEILKMVPEVKKRRRSPEKIDPTHLKTQKVVAPPPRKRLLVFDEEEDEEDLLGQVPKEEVVTEEEVVALGKKPQVVSDNAPPKKAEVVALGKKPQVVSDNAPPKRAEEGVVVFALPCRKQSRKKPTKRHNVLDTFESIFEREENVAFDTTRKEAAAKVVGTFPAKVVFNDHNKKKVKVKDVEDGLLNTILENGNAAVLDDIHTKEVEDLLRKFRFGVEEKPVPEKTIDEEDIEGLFKELDFGLDVCDIGLQTPCLYDNEEEDTILCDNAVSQAKLCRQGKHFLVENEEIGLICKFCKIVAVEIRDVTPAFNDNPFGKSVSSSNGRFPHDHKSNTSEGFQFLDSDNDTRSAHEEEDTRGTVWDLIPGTKRTLYEHQQKGFEFIWTNVAGSIKIDDLGKPSEFGLGGCIICHAPGTGKTRLALVFLQSYLKKYPMSKPVIIAPSSMLLTWEEQFARWNVDVPFVNLNSDELSSKETEVLKCVKSFKHSKSIRKAKLCIWAMGKGVLGLSYRMFEKLAGERKNTDVVIKKALLEQSGILVLDEGHTPRNEDSYIWKVFSDVRTKKRIILSGTPFQNNFVELNNTLSLIREEFGDPLLKGNQVQSVRKGKRRFYSDSSSRVVDEEKRIQELRNRLKPFVHVHKGEILRKTLRGLFHSVIVLKPSDLQKQYIQKLGVIRSTLLADYLVSITSVHPCLLYKCEQVPKFVNKELLQIYKTDLDVGVKIKFLFELIKLSKGEKVLVFSQFLIPLTFIGELLKSHFNWSEGNEYLLMEGKQRTKLRQSLIGQFNDPLSSARVLLASTKACCEGIHLVGASRVVLLDVVWNPSVERQAISRAYRLGQKKDVYVYHLITAGTLEREKYDRQVAKERVSEQVFISSEGEGLKTNTLSGISEDRILEEMIEHEKLKNMFEKIIYQPKAHKLIESFGPLTL, from the exons ATGGAGCCAATTGGGAGAAGAACAAGACTACAACGAGCACTGAGGAGTGAGAAAACGAAAAAGGATAACAAACAAGCTCGTATTGCGGCTCGACGGAGATTTAACGCGGCGAAAACGGCGGTAATAGAAAACGGTTTCCGTTATGTTTCTGCAACTGATgatgatggtgaggacagtgaTGATGACGAGGAAGCAGCTGTTGTTGTTGATGAGGAAGAATTCATGAGAGGGTATGTCGCACCCAACAACAATGATGTTAATGCGAATTATAATCCTTTCTTAATTGCTAATATAGTTGCTGAAGAAAAGGGTAAGGGAGTAATCAATGATTATTATGAAACTGGGTTCGAAAGTGATGAATCATTGCAGATTATTGGAGAGAGATGGAATCCTCTTGATGTTTGCGATAATGCTTCTGATGATGACAATGAAGTTGTTGATGTTGCTGATGTTGTTGATTTTGATGTTGCtgttgatgatgttgttgattttgatgttgatattgatgatgttgttgatttTGATGTTGCTGTTGACGGTGTTAatggtggtggcggtggtggtggtgacggCGGTGGTTGTCCGCTTTTAAGGGGTGGAAATGAAGAGGATAAACCCGGGACTTCCGGGGTTAAGGACTTTGAGATGGCTGATTTGGAGTTTAGTGAGGGGAGTGACTGTGGTTTTCAGGTGGGGATTCCGGAACTTTCTGAGAGTTCGGAGATTTTAAGCTcagatgatgacgatgatgatgatgatgatgatgaggaggaGAAGGATGAAGGAAGATGTGTTAGTTCATATGATGAGATTTTGAAGATGGTTCCTGAGGTTAAGAAACGAAGGAGGTCGCCGGAAAAGATTGACCCTACTCATCTGAAGACACAGAAGGTGGTTGCGCCGCCGCCTCGGAAACGGCTGCTAGTGTTTGATGAGGAGGAGGATGAGGAGGATTTGTTAGGCCAAGTACCTAAAGAGGAGGTGGTGACGGAGGAGGAGGTGGTGGCGTTGGGAAAGAAACCTCAGGTAGTTTCAGACAATGCGCCTCCTAAAAAGGCGGAGGTGGTGGCGTTGGGAAAGAAACCTCAGGTAGTTTCAGACAATGCGCCACCGAAAAGGGCGGAGGAGGGGGTGGTGGTATTTGCACTTCCTTGTAGGAAACAGTCTCGGAAAAAGCCGACGAAGAGGCATAACGTGTTGGACACTTTTGAGTCTATTTTTGAGAGGGAGGAGAATGTAGCGTTTGACACTACTCGGAAGGAGGCGGCGGCGAAAGTGGTAG GTACTTTTCCGGCGAAGGTAGTGTTCAATGATCACAACAAGAAGAAGGTAAAGGTTAAGGATGTTGAAGATGGGTTGTTGAACACGATTTTGGAGAATGGGAATGCAGCTGTTTTGGATGATATTCACACGAAAGAAGTTGAGGATCTTCTTCGAAAGTTTAGGTTCGGTGTTGAGGAGAAACCGGTGCCGGAAAAGACAATCGATGAAGAAGACATTGAAGGCTTGTTTAAGGAGTTGGATTTTGGGCTTGATGTTTGTGATATTGGTTTGCAAActccttgttta TATGACAATGAAGAGGAAGATACCATACTCTGCGACAATGCAGTTTCTCAAGCAAAACTTTGCCGGCAAGGGAAGCACTTTCTAGTAGAAAATGAAGAAATTGGGTTGATATGCAAGTTTTGCAAGATTGTGGCAGTTGAAATTAGAGACGTAACACCAGCTTTT AATGACAATCCATTTGGGAAATCAGTGAGCTCAAGCAATGGAAGGTTCCCACATGACCATAAAAGCAACACCTCTGAAGgatttcagtttcttgattcAGACAATGATACCAGATCTGCTCATGAAGAAGAGGACACCCGTGGTACAGTTTGGGACCTAATTCCCGGTACAAAAAGGACATTATATGAACACCAACAGAAAGGGTTTGAGTTCATCTGGACAAATGTTGCTGGTAGTATAAAAATTGATGATCTTGGAAAACCATCAGAGTTTGGTCTAGGGGGGTGCATAATCTGTCATGCACCGGGAACTGGAAAAACACGTTTAGCCCTTGTTTTCCTTCAATCATACCTAAAGAAATACCCCATGTCAAAACCTGTTATTATTGCTCCGAGTAGCATGCTTCTAacttgggaagaacagtttgcAAGATGGAATGTTGATGTCCCCTTTGTGAACCTAAACAGTGATGAACTTTCAAGTAAGGAAACTGAGGTACTTAAATGTGTGAAAAGTTTCAAACATAGCAAGTCTATTAGGAAGGCAAAGCTTTGTATTTGGGCTATGGGAAAGGGTGTATTAGGACTTAGTTACAGAATGTTTGAGAAACTTGCTGGTGAAAGGAAGAACACTGATGTTGTAATCAAGAAAGCCCTTCTTGAACAATCTggtatacttgttcttgatgaaGGACACACACCTAGAAATGAGGATAGCTATATTTGGAAGGTTTTCTCTGATGTTAGAACCAAGAAAAGGATCATACTTTCTGGTACACCTTTTCAGAACAACTTTGTGGAGCTGAATAACACACTTTCTCTTATTAGGGAAGAGTTTGGGGATCCTTTACTGAAAGGGAATCAAGTTCAGAGTGTAAGAAAAGGTAAAAGGAGGTTTTACAGTGATAGTAGTAGCAGAGTAGTGGATGAAGAGAAAAGGATTCAGGAATTGAGAAACCGTCTGAAACCCTTTGTTCATGTTCATAAAGGGGAGATTTTGAGGAAGACTCTTCGCGGGTTGTTTCATTCAGTGATTGTGTTAAAACCATCTGATTTGCAGAAGCAGTATATCCAGAAATTGGGGGTGATTAGGTCAACCTTATTAGCAGATTACTTGGTGTCAATTACATCAGTACACCCTTGTCTTTTGTACAAGTGTGAGCAAGTACCAAAGTTTGTTAATAAGGAGTTGCTACAAATCTACAAAACAGACTTAGATGTTGGGGTGAAAATCAAGTTTCTGTTTGAACTAATCAAACTCAGCAAAGGAGAGAAGGTCTTGGTTTTTAGTCAATTTCTGATACCCTTAACTTTCATAGGAGAGTTACTGAAATCACACTTCAATTGGTCTGAAGGAAATGAGTATTTACTAATGGAAGGAAAACAAAGAACTAAGTTAAGGCAATCCTTAATAGGACAGTTTAATGATCCTTTAAGTTCAGCAAGGGTTCTTTTAGCTTCAACAAAGGCGTGCTGTGAAGGGATTCACCTTGTTGGTGCTTCGAGGGTGGTCTTGCTTGACGTGGTTTGGAATCCTTCTGTTGAAAGACAAGCTATAAGCCGAGCCTATAGGCTCGGACAGAAGAAGGATGTGTATGTTTATCACCTTATTACAGCGGGAACACTTGAACGCGAGAAGTATGATAGACAGGTGGCGAAAGAGCGTGTTTCTGAACAGGTGTTTATTTCATCTGAGGGTGAAGGATTGAAGACAAACACATTGTCAGGGATTTCAGAGGATCGGATTCTTGAAGAGATGATTGAACATGAGAAATTGAAGAATATGTTTGAGAAGATTATATATCAGCCTAAAGCTCATAAGTTGATTGAAAGCTTTGGTCCTTTAACTTTGTAG